From a region of the Comamonadaceae bacterium OTU4NAUVB1 genome:
- a CDS encoding DUF4394 domain-containing protein → MTRFKNLRPLALVAAAALAACGGGDDNDNNNGGAGTAPGGAVVVGDAVAVTAAGRVISFNRATPATLTSNVPLSGLSVGESIVGIDVRPADGLIYAVGSTGRLFTLDATTGVLVPRATISTALSGSQFGVDFNPVADRLRLVSDTGQNLRIDVATGVAVVDGAINGVATSITASAYTNSFAGATSTQLYDLAASGTLYLQDPPNNGTLANPVPLNVTFATNNGFDIDPRTNVGYAALGVGGTTRLYTVPLTGTAGARLVGPIGNGEALLGMALVPPAAARAYVLDDASRLASFAPATPNTLSTPVAISGLLPNEAVLGVDFRPANGRLYALTTAARLLTVNPDTGAATLASTLAADAADTTLPYAGLAGTRFTVDFNPVADRLRVISETGQNLRINVDTGATTTDGAINRAGAPASVVAGAYTNSFAGGTATDLFDIDGNAGVLARQAPPNDGTLVNVGALGVALGGRAAIDIAGGANGLVLAALRGAATGPFSLYTVSLTTGAATLSGNTSGNAALSQIGGAGGPVVRDIAIRY, encoded by the coding sequence ATGACCCGATTCAAGAACCTCCGTCCGCTGGCCCTCGTCGCGGCGGCCGCCCTCGCGGCGTGCGGTGGCGGCGACGACAACGACAACAACAACGGCGGTGCCGGGACCGCGCCGGGCGGCGCGGTGGTGGTGGGCGATGCCGTCGCGGTCACGGCCGCGGGCCGGGTGATCTCGTTCAACCGCGCGACGCCGGCCACCCTCACCAGCAACGTGCCGCTGAGCGGCCTGTCGGTGGGCGAATCGATCGTGGGCATCGACGTGCGGCCGGCCGACGGGCTGATCTACGCCGTCGGCTCGACCGGGCGCCTCTTCACGCTCGACGCCACCACCGGCGTGCTGGTGCCCCGCGCGACGATCTCGACGGCGCTGTCGGGCTCGCAGTTCGGCGTCGACTTCAACCCCGTGGCCGACCGGCTGCGCCTGGTCAGCGACACCGGTCAGAACCTGCGCATCGACGTCGCCACCGGCGTGGCCGTGGTCGACGGTGCCATCAACGGCGTGGCGACCAGCATCACCGCCTCGGCCTACACCAATTCGTTCGCCGGCGCGACCAGCACGCAGCTCTACGACCTGGCCGCGTCGGGCACCCTCTACCTGCAGGATCCGCCGAACAACGGCACGCTGGCCAACCCGGTGCCCCTGAACGTCACCTTCGCCACCAACAACGGTTTCGACATCGACCCACGCACCAACGTCGGCTATGCCGCGCTGGGCGTGGGCGGCACGACGCGGCTCTACACCGTGCCGCTGACCGGCACGGCCGGCGCCCGCCTCGTCGGGCCGATCGGCAACGGCGAGGCGCTGCTGGGCATGGCACTGGTGCCCCCGGCGGCCGCGCGCGCCTACGTGCTGGACGACGCCTCGCGCCTCGCGAGCTTCGCGCCGGCGACGCCCAACACGCTGTCCACGCCGGTCGCCATCAGCGGTCTGCTGCCCAACGAGGCGGTGCTGGGCGTGGATTTCCGACCGGCCAACGGCCGCCTCTACGCGCTGACCACCGCCGCGCGCCTGCTCACGGTCAACCCCGACACCGGCGCCGCCACGCTCGCGAGCACCCTGGCGGCCGACGCGGCGGACACCACGCTGCCCTACGCCGGGCTCGCCGGCACGCGCTTCACGGTCGACTTCAACCCGGTGGCCGACCGCCTGCGGGTGATCAGCGAGACCGGCCAGAACCTGCGCATCAACGTCGACACCGGCGCCACCACCACCGACGGCGCGATCAACCGCGCCGGCGCGCCGGCCTCGGTCGTCGCCGGTGCCTACACCAACAGCTTCGCCGGCGGCACCGCCACGGACCTGTTCGACATCGACGGCAACGCCGGCGTGCTCGCGCGCCAGGCCCCGCCCAACGACGGCACGCTGGTCAACGTCGGCGCCCTGGGCGTCGCGCTGGGCGGGCGGGCGGCGATCGACATCGCCGGTGGCGCCAACGGCCTGGTCCTCGCGGCGCTGCGCGGCGCCGCCACGGGCCCCTTCAGCCTCTATACGGTCTCGCTGACCACCGGCGCGGCCACCTTGTCCGGCAACACCTCGGGCAACGCGGCGCTGTCGCAGATCGGCGGCGCGGGCGGCCCGGTGGTGCGCGACATCGCCATCCGCTACTGA
- a CDS encoding tripartite tricarboxylate transporter substrate binding protein: protein MPAHNESFPISRRQLVGLGLAAATGAVAPTGALAQGTWPTRAVTLVVGYPPGGQTDFAGRMVTAGMQGVLGQGVVIDNRAGAGGNIGTDNVMKAPPDGYRLLVGNGNITLNPHTYRNTAMADPLKLTPIGLLLQSSLVLAVPTTVPAKNFKEFVEWVKSNKDGIDYASAGPGSLTHASMELFRERIGKPKMNHVPYKGSSPATIDLIAGRVSAMFDAASVMAPFITSGKLRPLLVTGAQRVPAFPDVPTAAEVGLKNFELISFVGLYGPPGLPADIVKKANTAMNTALKDPTITKGIVDRGDEPGGGTPEQLAKLTQDYFKLWGEVVRANDIRAE, encoded by the coding sequence ATGCCCGCACACAACGAATCCTTCCCGATCTCCCGGCGCCAGCTGGTGGGCCTGGGCCTCGCCGCCGCCACCGGGGCCGTCGCGCCCACGGGGGCCCTGGCGCAGGGCACCTGGCCGACCCGCGCGGTCACGCTGGTGGTGGGCTATCCGCCCGGCGGCCAGACCGACTTCGCCGGCCGCATGGTCACCGCCGGCATGCAGGGCGTGCTGGGTCAGGGCGTGGTGATCGACAACCGCGCCGGCGCCGGCGGCAACATCGGCACCGACAACGTGATGAAGGCTCCGCCCGACGGCTACCGCCTGCTGGTGGGCAACGGCAACATCACGCTCAATCCGCACACCTACCGCAACACGGCCATGGCCGACCCGCTCAAGCTCACGCCGATCGGCCTGCTGCTGCAGTCCTCGCTGGTGCTGGCGGTTCCCACCACCGTGCCGGCGAAGAACTTCAAGGAGTTCGTCGAGTGGGTCAAGAGCAACAAGGACGGCATCGACTACGCCTCGGCCGGTCCGGGCAGCCTGACGCACGCCAGCATGGAGCTGTTCCGCGAGCGCATCGGCAAGCCCAAGATGAACCACGTGCCCTACAAGGGCAGCAGCCCGGCCACGATCGACCTGATCGCCGGGCGCGTGAGCGCGATGTTCGACGCCGCCTCGGTCATGGCGCCGTTCATCACCTCGGGCAAGCTGCGCCCGCTGCTGGTCACCGGCGCCCAGCGCGTGCCGGCGTTCCCCGACGTGCCCACGGCGGCGGAGGTCGGGCTCAAGAACTTCGAGCTGATCTCCTTCGTCGGCCTGTACGGCCCCCCGGGCCTGCCGGCGGACATCGTCAAGAAGGCCAACACGGCCATGAACACGGCCCTCAAGGACCCGACCATCACCAAGGGCATCGTCGATCGTGGCGACGAGCCCGGCGGCGGCACGCCCGAGCAGCTCGCCAAGCTGACGCAGGACTACTTCAAGCTGTGGGGCGAGGTGGTCCGGGCCAACGACATCCGCGCCGAGTGA
- a CDS encoding CysB family HTH-type transcriptional regulator, with protein sequence MNFQQLRSVREAVRNGFNLTEAAQALHTSQPGVSRQIRELEDELGIELFVRAGKRLTGLTEPGDHVLPIIERVLMESQNLRQAGQEFVARQDGVLSVAATHSQARYALPVAVQEFRARFPNVRLHLHQGSPAQVARMLLEGEVDVGIATEALADYPQLLALPCYRWTHSVIVPPDHALLDAPLTLESLARHPLITYDNGFTGRTRIDEAFASRRLVPHIALAAMDADVIKTYAQLGMGVGIVAGIAFEAERDTQLRAIDAGHLFGINVTKLAVRRGSYLRGYVHAFIESFAPSLTRAVVEAAGRADGAPEV encoded by the coding sequence ATGAATTTCCAACAGCTGCGCTCGGTGCGCGAGGCCGTGCGCAACGGCTTCAACCTGACCGAGGCCGCGCAGGCCCTGCACACCTCCCAGCCCGGCGTGAGCCGGCAGATCCGCGAACTCGAGGACGAGCTCGGCATCGAGCTCTTCGTGCGCGCCGGCAAGCGCCTCACCGGCCTGACCGAGCCCGGCGACCACGTGCTGCCGATCATCGAGCGCGTGCTGATGGAGAGCCAGAACCTGCGCCAGGCCGGCCAGGAGTTCGTCGCCCGGCAGGACGGCGTGCTGTCCGTGGCCGCCACCCATTCGCAGGCCCGCTACGCCCTGCCGGTGGCGGTGCAGGAGTTCCGCGCGCGCTTTCCCAACGTGCGGCTGCACCTGCACCAGGGCTCGCCCGCGCAGGTCGCGCGGATGCTGCTCGAGGGCGAGGTCGACGTGGGCATCGCCACCGAGGCGCTGGCCGACTACCCGCAGCTGCTGGCCCTGCCCTGCTACCGCTGGACGCACTCGGTGATCGTGCCGCCGGACCATGCGCTGCTCGACGCGCCGCTCACGCTGGAGTCGCTCGCGCGCCATCCGCTGATCACCTACGACAACGGCTTCACGGGCCGCACCCGCATCGACGAGGCCTTCGCCAGCCGGCGCCTGGTCCCGCACATCGCCCTGGCGGCCATGGACGCCGACGTGATCAAGACCTACGCCCAGCTGGGCATGGGCGTGGGCATCGTCGCGGGCATCGCCTTCGAAGCCGAGCGCGACACCCAACTGCGCGCCATCGACGCCGGCCACCTCTTCGGCATCAACGTGACCAAGCTGGCCGTCCGACGGGGGAGCTACCTGCGCGGCTATGTCCACGCGTTCATCGAATCCTTCGCGCCGAGCCTGACGCGCGCCGTCGTGGAGGCGGCCGGCCGGGCCGATGGCGCACCGGAGGTCTGA
- the dctP gene encoding TRAP transporter substrate-binding protein DctP: MAMAACGAVHAQEPLKLRIVGGLAGVNQFVLHEEPFWTRELSRRSGGRYGADIVPFDRAGVPGQDMLTLMQLGVVPFGTALLGQVVAQHPELGAPDLAGLSPDVATLRRVVTAFRPQLAQALRERHGLELLAVYIYPAQVFFCADRVTSLKELSGRRIRVSSPTQADFVAALDATPVSTSFGEIVASMRSGQTSCAVTGAMSGRVIGLHELARTVYAMPVSWGIALFAANRDAWQALPEDLRGLLRDELPRLEGAIWDESERETGREPACGPGPDCRPGASRAPLVVWPSQADQERRRAVFEREILPR, translated from the coding sequence ATGGCGATGGCTGCCTGCGGCGCCGTCCACGCGCAGGAGCCGCTCAAGCTGCGCATCGTGGGCGGCCTGGCGGGCGTGAACCAGTTCGTGCTGCACGAGGAGCCCTTCTGGACCCGCGAACTCTCCCGGCGCAGCGGCGGGCGCTATGGCGCGGACATCGTGCCCTTCGACCGCGCCGGCGTGCCGGGACAGGACATGCTGACCCTGATGCAACTGGGCGTGGTGCCGTTCGGCACGGCGCTGCTGGGGCAGGTGGTCGCGCAGCACCCCGAGCTGGGCGCGCCCGACCTCGCCGGGCTGAGCCCCGACGTGGCCACGCTGCGCCGCGTCGTGACCGCGTTCCGTCCGCAGCTCGCCCAGGCGCTGCGCGAGCGCCACGGGCTCGAACTGCTCGCCGTCTACATCTACCCGGCGCAGGTGTTCTTCTGCGCCGACCGGGTCACCTCGCTCAAGGAGCTCAGCGGGCGCCGGATCCGCGTGTCTTCTCCGACGCAGGCCGACTTCGTCGCCGCCCTGGACGCCACGCCGGTGTCCACCTCGTTCGGGGAGATCGTGGCGTCGATGCGCTCGGGCCAGACCAGCTGCGCCGTCACCGGGGCGATGTCGGGCCGCGTGATCGGCCTGCACGAACTCGCCCGGACCGTCTACGCCATGCCGGTCAGCTGGGGGATCGCGCTCTTCGCCGCCAACCGCGACGCCTGGCAGGCCCTGCCGGAGGACCTGCGCGGGCTGCTGCGCGACGAACTGCCACGGCTCGAAGGCGCCATCTGGGACGAATCCGAGCGCGAGACGGGGCGCGAGCCGGCCTGCGGACCCGGCCCCGACTGCCGCCCCGGCGCGTCGCGCGCGCCGCTCGTGGTGTGGCCGTCGCAGGCCGACCAGGAGCGCCGCCGCGCGGTGTTCGAGCGCGAGATCCTGCCGCGCTAG
- a CDS encoding HPP family protein: protein MARLAPVRSPVDARERWRAFVGAGIGILVTALVARWFIGSVQAGSPWLAAPLGASAVLVFAVPGSPLAQPWAVVGGNVGSALVGAACARLIGDPVVAGAVAVLLAIAVMFTLRCLHPPGGATALLAATGPVGFGFAVFPMLVDSLLLVLAGMLYNELTGRRYPHAPAGAASPSSAAASGSRFSGADLDAALARYNQVLDVGRGDLERLLNDAEAAAYERSFGRLTCADVMSSEPIAVQFGTGLDEAWGLMRRHRVKALPVIDRTRRVVGIVTVGDFMRHADLDARDGLGERLRALIRRDGAVHSSKPEAVGQLMTRQVRVASASRPVAELVPLFSEGGHHHLPVIDAEQRLVGILTQSDLVRALHRFTRAGD from the coding sequence ATGGCGCGCCTCGCGCCGGTGCGCTCGCCGGTCGACGCACGGGAACGCTGGCGCGCCTTCGTCGGCGCGGGCATCGGCATCCTCGTGACGGCGCTGGTCGCGCGCTGGTTCATCGGCAGCGTCCAGGCCGGTTCGCCGTGGCTCGCGGCGCCCCTGGGCGCCAGCGCGGTGCTGGTGTTCGCGGTGCCGGGCAGTCCCCTGGCCCAGCCATGGGCGGTGGTGGGCGGCAACGTCGGCTCCGCGCTCGTGGGCGCCGCATGCGCGCGGCTCATCGGCGACCCGGTCGTCGCCGGCGCGGTGGCGGTGCTGCTGGCGATCGCCGTCATGTTCACGCTGCGCTGCCTGCACCCGCCCGGGGGCGCGACCGCGCTGCTGGCCGCGACCGGGCCGGTCGGCTTCGGCTTCGCGGTGTTCCCGATGCTGGTGGATTCGCTGCTGCTGGTGCTCGCGGGCATGCTCTACAACGAACTGACCGGGCGGCGCTACCCACACGCACCCGCGGGCGCCGCCTCGCCCTCGTCGGCGGCGGCCTCGGGCAGCCGCTTCTCGGGCGCCGACCTCGATGCCGCGCTGGCGCGCTACAACCAGGTGCTGGACGTCGGGCGCGGCGACCTCGAGCGCCTGCTCAACGACGCCGAGGCCGCCGCGTACGAGCGCAGCTTCGGGCGGCTGACCTGTGCCGACGTCATGTCGAGCGAGCCGATCGCCGTGCAGTTCGGCACCGGCCTGGACGAGGCGTGGGGGCTGATGCGGCGCCACCGCGTCAAGGCGCTGCCGGTGATCGACCGGACCCGGCGGGTGGTCGGCATCGTGACGGTGGGGGATTTCATGCGCCACGCCGACCTGGACGCGCGCGACGGGCTGGGCGAGCGGCTGCGCGCGCTCATCCGGCGCGACGGCGCCGTGCATTCGAGCAAGCCCGAAGCGGTGGGGCAGCTCATGACGCGGCAGGTGCGCGTGGCCAGCGCGTCGCGGCCGGTGGCCGAGCTGGTGCCGCTGTTTTCCGAGGGCGGCCATCACCACCTCCCGGTCATCGATGCCGAGCAGCGCCTGGTGGGCATCCTGACGCAGTCGGACCTGGTGCGCGCGCTGCACCGGTTCACCCGCGCCGGCGACTGA
- a CDS encoding lyase family protein: MKLSTLALAAALSISLVAAQAAAQARTRHDDFFWLGQINKASAVINTDDGLLDRALAPLVHDGIAKVLADGDRPGGKRPTLVITFEPLLIEAAGPQITLLHAGRSSQDMLSTVRAAILRDELLDLGEALNRTTATLVRLAERHRATVVPNYTNGVAAQPNSYGHYLLGFAAGLERDAQRVREAYARVDRSPMGTTVLNGTSWPLDRTRMAGYLGFAATVDNAYDAAQISAVDAPVEAGALVTAVALHAGAFMEDVMTQYAQARPWILLAEGGGNTYVSSAMPQKRNPGLLNSTRRDASTALTLAMGAAIQAHNIPPGMSDPKEVRANTAMVRSAIGVLDNWRRILDALVIDPARALEELNSDWTASQELADVLMREHRLPFRVGHHFASEVVEYAKAKDIRPLAFPYAEAQRIYAETVKGSDFTPVLPMSEAAFRATLDPVAIVRNRRTAGGPQPAEMERMLAASNRRVALQDDWIGEHRTRIAASLARLDADFARLAPAAR, from the coding sequence ATGAAGCTTTCCACCCTGGCGCTCGCCGCCGCCCTGTCGATCTCCCTCGTCGCCGCCCAGGCCGCCGCCCAGGCGCGGACCAGGCACGACGACTTCTTCTGGCTCGGCCAGATCAACAAGGCCAGCGCGGTGATCAACACCGACGACGGCCTGCTCGACCGCGCGCTCGCGCCGCTCGTGCACGACGGCATCGCCAAGGTGCTGGCCGACGGCGACCGGCCGGGCGGCAAGCGCCCGACCCTGGTCATCACCTTCGAGCCCCTCCTCATCGAGGCCGCCGGGCCCCAGATCACGCTCCTGCACGCCGGGCGTTCCAGCCAGGACATGCTCTCGACGGTGCGCGCGGCCATCCTGCGCGACGAGCTGCTCGATCTGGGCGAGGCGCTCAACCGGACCACGGCGACCCTGGTGCGCCTGGCCGAGCGCCACCGCGCGACCGTCGTGCCCAACTACACCAACGGTGTCGCCGCCCAGCCCAACAGCTACGGCCACTACCTCCTGGGCTTCGCCGCCGGACTCGAGCGCGACGCCCAGCGCGTGCGCGAGGCGTACGCCCGCGTCGACCGCTCGCCCATGGGCACCACCGTGCTCAACGGCACCAGCTGGCCGCTCGACCGCACCCGCATGGCCGGCTACCTGGGCTTCGCCGCCACCGTCGACAACGCCTACGACGCGGCGCAGATCTCGGCCGTGGACGCGCCGGTGGAGGCCGGCGCCCTCGTCACGGCGGTGGCCCTGCACGCCGGCGCCTTCATGGAGGACGTGATGACGCAGTACGCCCAGGCCCGGCCCTGGATCCTCCTGGCGGAGGGCGGCGGCAACACCTACGTCTCCAGCGCCATGCCGCAGAAGCGCAATCCCGGCCTGCTCAACAGCACCCGGCGCGACGCGTCGACCGCGCTGACGCTGGCCATGGGCGCAGCGATCCAGGCCCACAACATCCCGCCGGGCATGAGCGATCCGAAGGAGGTGCGCGCCAACACCGCGATGGTGCGCAGCGCCATCGGCGTGCTGGACAACTGGCGCCGCATCCTGGACGCCCTGGTCATCGATCCCGCGCGCGCGCTGGAGGAACTCAACAGCGACTGGACCGCCTCGCAGGAGCTGGCCGACGTCCTCATGCGCGAGCACCGGCTGCCGTTTCGCGTCGGCCATCACTTCGCCTCCGAGGTGGTCGAGTACGCCAAGGCCAAGGACATCCGGCCGCTGGCCTTTCCCTATGCCGAGGCGCAGCGCATCTACGCCGAGACCGTCAAGGGCTCGGACTTCACGCCCGTGCTGCCGATGTCCGAGGCCGCCTTTCGCGCCACGCTCGACCCGGTGGCCATCGTGCGCAACCGCCGGACCGCCGGGGGCCCGCAGCCCGCGGAGATGGAACGCATGCTGGCGGCGTCGAATCGGCGCGTGGCCCTGCAGGACGACTGGATCGGCGAGCACCGCACGCGGATCGCGGCGTCGCTCGCGCGCCTGGACGCCGACTTCGCGCGGCTCGCTCCCGCCGCGCGCTGA
- a CDS encoding EAL domain-containing protein, protein MSGGASRRYAAIIYGIAGCIALAIGVSAAFFTWNLHGRALAGAQRQAERFASGAQAALNRNVLGVDVLLASLGEMVPAAGATLRPDEAGRATRAMGAAVRQNLLVRHLALFSATGEVLASSDPRAGPGSGGLPRGFVERILAEPISTLVISEPAISRSSSQQVLYFGRFLPGVHGGRIAAVAELEVAPLAAILVQGADIPGLEVTLEREGGVLVANLPSHLSREPRDAVASPATRSVARRLEALVARAGTPAPAPARLSGLPALVAARHTLHRDVVVTASIPLGFALADWRRERDAIAALAIAFIGLTLAVAVFTHLRLRRQWQANLALRRSTATLDQALGAMEVGFVLLDADDRLLVWNRRFLAMFPWARELTGPRRPFRPFVEMTSVYRSDVRGPPADAASLEQELRLPDDRVIRSTQNRTPDGGLVCIYQDITERRRHTAEIIERKAQLQATLDALPDTLLEIDPDGRCRRFHAPGATRPAVAHARPVGRSIDELFAPEAAAQVASALAEAGAQGASRGRRFWREIDGETAFFEISVSRKSSEGDGRPGCIVILRDITQAEQARHRIEQLAFYDALTGLPNRRLLLDRMARAVEVEQDGHGALLFLDLDHFKLLNDAMGHAMGDDLLKQVADRVRACVGERDTVARLGGDEFVVMLQGLGTDPDAAQGRAQAVGDAILASLDGPYLLMGRVSHRGTCSLGVVLFDRRERSLEDLLKRADIAMYYAKTSGGNALRCFEPAMEAAIANRSALEAELREALEREQFELHYQSQVTHTGAVVGAEALVRWRHPRRGLVAPGEFIEVAEETGLIVPLGTWVLATACRQLRAWDRTPRHRHLDLAVNVSERQFRRDDFVAQVRQVLQDTGADPTRLKLELTESLLQSQVEATIAKMRSLRALGIRFSMDDFGTGYSSLSYMTQLPLDQVKIDKFFVGGIGRDPKVELIVQTIIGMARNLDVELIAEGVETVEQQRFLARNGCLLCQGYLFSRPLPPADFEAMLAAAREVGDVAPA, encoded by the coding sequence GTGAGCGGCGGGGCGTCGCGCCGGTACGCGGCCATCATCTACGGCATCGCGGGCTGCATCGCGCTGGCGATCGGCGTCAGCGCGGCGTTCTTCACCTGGAACCTGCACGGCCGCGCGCTCGCCGGGGCGCAGCGCCAGGCGGAGCGTTTCGCGAGCGGCGCGCAGGCGGCGCTCAACCGCAACGTGCTGGGCGTGGACGTGCTGCTGGCCAGCCTGGGAGAGATGGTCCCGGCCGCCGGCGCGACGCTGCGGCCCGACGAGGCCGGGCGCGCCACCCGCGCGATGGGCGCGGCGGTCCGCCAGAACCTGCTGGTGCGTCACCTCGCGCTGTTCTCCGCGACGGGCGAGGTGCTCGCCTCGTCCGACCCGCGCGCCGGACCCGGCTCCGGCGGCCTGCCGCGCGGCTTCGTCGAGCGCATCCTGGCCGAGCCGATCTCCACCCTGGTCATCAGCGAGCCGGCGATCAGCCGGTCGAGTTCGCAGCAGGTGCTCTATTTCGGGCGCTTCCTGCCGGGCGTCCACGGGGGGCGGATCGCGGCGGTCGCCGAACTGGAGGTCGCGCCGCTGGCCGCCATCCTGGTGCAGGGCGCGGACATCCCCGGGCTGGAGGTGACGCTCGAGCGCGAGGGCGGCGTCCTGGTGGCGAACCTGCCCTCGCACCTGAGCCGGGAGCCGCGGGACGCCGTGGCGTCCCCGGCGACGCGGTCCGTGGCGCGCCGCCTGGAGGCGCTGGTCGCCCGCGCCGGCACGCCCGCGCCGGCGCCCGCGCGCCTGAGCGGCCTGCCGGCCCTGGTGGCGGCACGCCACACCCTGCACCGCGACGTCGTCGTGACGGCCAGCATCCCGCTGGGGTTCGCCCTGGCCGACTGGCGCCGCGAGCGCGACGCCATCGCGGCGCTGGCGATCGCCTTCATCGGCCTGACCCTGGCCGTGGCGGTGTTCACCCACCTGCGCCTGCGCCGCCAGTGGCAGGCCAACCTGGCGCTGCGGCGCTCGACGGCGACGCTCGACCAGGCCCTGGGCGCGATGGAGGTGGGCTTCGTCCTGCTCGACGCCGACGACCGGCTGCTGGTGTGGAACCGCCGTTTCCTGGCGATGTTCCCTTGGGCGCGCGAGCTCACCGGCCCGCGACGGCCGTTCCGCCCGTTCGTGGAGATGACCTCGGTCTATCGCAGCGACGTGCGCGGCCCGCCCGCCGACGCCGCGTCGCTGGAGCAAGAACTGCGGCTGCCCGACGACCGCGTGATCCGCTCGACCCAGAACCGCACGCCCGACGGCGGCCTGGTCTGCATCTACCAGGACATCACCGAGCGGCGGCGCCACACGGCCGAGATCATCGAGCGCAAGGCGCAGCTGCAGGCCACGCTCGACGCGCTGCCCGACACGCTGCTGGAGATCGACCCCGACGGTCGCTGCCGGCGCTTCCACGCGCCGGGGGCGACGCGCCCCGCCGTGGCCCACGCGCGGCCGGTGGGGCGATCGATCGACGAGCTGTTCGCGCCCGAGGCGGCGGCGCAGGTCGCGTCCGCGCTGGCCGAGGCCGGCGCCCAGGGTGCCTCGCGCGGCCGGCGCTTCTGGCGCGAGATCGATGGCGAGACGGCGTTCTTCGAGATCTCGGTGTCGCGCAAGTCCTCCGAGGGCGACGGCCGTCCCGGCTGCATCGTGATCCTGCGCGACATCACCCAGGCCGAGCAGGCGCGCCACCGCATCGAGCAGCTGGCCTTCTACGACGCGCTGACCGGCCTGCCCAACCGGCGCCTGCTGCTCGATCGCATGGCGCGCGCGGTCGAGGTCGAACAGGACGGCCACGGCGCGCTGCTGTTCCTGGACCTGGACCACTTCAAGCTGCTGAACGACGCCATGGGACACGCCATGGGCGACGACCTGCTCAAGCAGGTGGCCGACCGCGTGCGCGCGTGCGTCGGCGAACGCGACACCGTGGCCCGCCTGGGCGGCGACGAGTTCGTGGTGATGCTGCAGGGCCTGGGCACCGACCCCGACGCGGCGCAGGGCCGGGCTCAGGCCGTCGGCGACGCCATCCTGGCCTCCCTCGACGGCCCGTACCTGCTGATGGGCCGGGTGTCGCACCGGGGCACCTGCAGCCTCGGCGTGGTGCTGTTCGACCGCCGCGAGCGCTCGCTCGAGGACCTGCTCAAGCGCGCGGACATCGCGATGTACTACGCCAAGACGTCGGGGGGCAACGCGCTGCGCTGCTTCGAGCCGGCCATGGAGGCGGCCATCGCCAACCGCTCCGCGCTGGAGGCCGAGTTGCGCGAGGCGCTGGAGCGGGAGCAGTTCGAACTGCACTACCAGAGCCAGGTCACGCACACGGGCGCGGTGGTCGGCGCGGAGGCGCTGGTGCGCTGGCGGCACCCCCGGCGCGGGCTGGTGGCGCCGGGCGAGTTCATCGAGGTGGCCGAGGAGACCGGCCTGATCGTGCCGCTGGGCACCTGGGTGCTGGCGACCGCCTGCCGCCAGCTGCGGGCCTGGGACCGCACGCCGCGCCATCGCCACCTGGATCTGGCGGTCAACGTCAGCGAGCGGCAGTTCCGGCGCGACGACTTCGTGGCGCAGGTGCGCCAGGTGCTCCAGGACACCGGCGCCGACCCGACCCGGCTCAAGCTCGAACTCACGGAGAGCCTGCTGCAGAGCCAGGTCGAGGCGACCATCGCCAAGATGCGCAGCCTGCGCGCGCTGGGCATCCGCTTCTCCATGGACGACTTCGGCACCGGCTACTCGTCGCTGTCCTACATGACGCAGCTGCCGCTGGACCAGGTGAAGATCGACAAGTTCTTCGTCGGCGGCATCGGGCGCGACCCGAAGGTCGAGCTGATCGTGCAGACCATCATCGGGATGGCGCGCAACCTCGACGTCGAGCTGATCGCCGAAGGTGTGGAGACCGTCGAGCAGCAGCGCTTCCTGGCGCGCAACGGTTGCCTGCTGTGCCAGGGCTACCTGTTCTCCAGACCCCTGCCGCCGGCCGACTTCGAGGCCATGCTGGCGGCGGCGCGCGAGGTCGGCGACGTCGCACCGGCCTGA
- a CDS encoding DUF2721 domain-containing protein produces MLSILADTSHVIQLAVGPAFMLAALGGTLTVLTNRLARVNDRTLKRRDDLERLGSDAIQRAAIDEELATLNRRAKVINAAVSAGAGCAILVCVLIASLFLGNELEFRFDRPVAVLFILAMLGLVATYLLLLVEIFIAQRSINPT; encoded by the coding sequence ATGCTCTCGATCCTCGCCGACACCTCCCACGTCATCCAGCTGGCCGTCGGGCCGGCGTTCATGCTCGCCGCCCTCGGCGGCACGCTCACCGTGCTCACCAACCGGCTCGCGCGCGTCAACGACCGCACCCTCAAGCGCCGCGACGACCTCGAACGCCTCGGGTCCGACGCCATCCAGCGCGCCGCGATCGACGAGGAACTCGCCACCCTCAACCGGCGCGCCAAGGTGATCAACGCCGCCGTCTCCGCCGGCGCCGGCTGCGCGATCCTGGTGTGCGTGCTGATCGCTTCGCTGTTCCTGGGCAACGAACTCGAATTCCGCTTCGACCGCCCGGTCGCGGTGCTGTTCATCCTGGCGATGCTCGGCCTGGTGGCCACCTACCTGCTGCTGCTCGTCGAGATCTTCATCGCGCAGCGCAGCATCAACCCGACCTGA